CCACATGGGCAAGACGGTCGAGAATCTTATTGTAGACGGAGTTGTAACGGTTGCTGATTTCTTCGATGGCATCCTTCGGAACCATGCCGACAGCCTTCCATTCTTCTTCCACGGCCTTGAGTTCGTCAAGCGTTCCCTGGGCAGCGGCTTCCATCGCCTCGAGCTTTTCGCACAAGGCTTTCTTCGCTTCAAGATTCTTCGACTTTGCAGCATCCATTTCTTCGAAATGGGCTCGCTTCTTTTCAAAGAAGCTATCGCATGCGGTACGGAAACGGGTCCAGATTTCATCGGACTTGCTCTTGGGCACAGGACCGACAGACTTCCAGGAATCCTGCAACTGCTTTAACTTGTTCGAAGTCGCATTCCAGTCGCTCGATTCCTTGAGCGCTTCGGCTTCCATGCAGAGAGCTACCTTCTTCTCGTAGTTGGCTTCGCGAGATTCGTCTTCCTGCTTCAGGTTTTCCTTATGCTGGGCGTAGAACGCAGCCGTCGCGGCCTTGAAGCGTTCGGTAAGCGCAGCCACATTTTCCTTAGGCACCATGCCGATATTCTTCCAGTTTTCCTGGATTTCCTGCATCGCCTTGTACTTGTCCTTCCAGAACATTTCTGCATTTTGAACAAGTTCTTCAATCTTTGCGCACAGGGCTTCCTTGTCGGCCAAGTTCTTCACGCGTTCCGCATTCATTTCTTCGATAAAGGCGGCGCAGTTTTCCTTGATCTTTTCGTAGTTGCTCTGGAAGTGATCGCGATATTCCTGCAGCTTGGCAGCAGAAATGGGTCCAATTTCCTTCCAGCGGTTCGTAATTTCCTTCAGCTTCTGAAGAACGGTCTGGCTACCGGCTTCCTTGGTCAGGGCATCCATTTCGAGGAGCAGATCGTCGCGGTCCTTTTCATTGTGCCAATTTTCCCACTGCTGCATTTCCTGGAAACGGGCCGTCGCGGCCTTGTATTCCTGCCACAGGTCGTGGTACTTGAACTTGTTTTCGCCGACGATTTCCTTCCACTGCAAGAAGCATTCACGAACCTTCTTGTTCAGTTCGCGGAAGTCTTCGTTTTCGTCAAAGGACTTGACCTTTTCGATAATTGCCTTCAGCTTTTCGGAGTTTTCTTCAAAACGCTTCTGTGCATCGTCGTTATAGGCGGAAATCTTGATCGAGAGCTTGTTGCGCAGCGCATTGTATTCCTGCAACATCGGGTCTTCGCCTTCCAGCAGCGGAAGCTTTTCCCATTCGCGGACAATGGCGTGCAAATGCTTGTGGGTCATGTCGTTGACATCTGTATCGGCAAGAGCCTTAAGGCGTTCCAGCAGTTCCGGTCGAACCGATTCGTCGGTGCCTTCAGGGACTTCTTCGACAATTTCTTTCGCCTTGTTGATTTCCTGGACCTTGAAGAAAGCATTGTTATAACGCTTGACCAAGGCAGCATCCATCAGGGACTTGCCTTCGGCCCAATCGGCAAGGATAGCCTCGATACGTTCTGCGTTTTCGGATGCCTTGCCTCCAGCAACCAAGCCTTCAAGTTCTTCGAGGCTTGCCGTGAGGGCAGCAATCTTCGCTTGCTTTTCGGCTTCGGCCTTTTCGGCGGCGATGCGGGCAGCATCAGCTTCGTCGCAGAATTTCTTGAAGCTTTCATACACTTCATCAATTGTTGCCTGCAAATCCCCCATACCGAGGTTGCGGGCTTCTCCCATCAGATCTTCGAACTGAGCCTTCACGGCGAGGGGTTCCTTCTGGGCAGCGAGATAATGTGCCTGCTTTACCAGGGCTTCACGCTTGCTCGCCAGGAGTTCAGCAGCCTTCTTGCCGTTATCTTCGGCATCGCGCTTTGCACGGAGCTTTTCAGAAATGGTCTTACGAACTTCGGACTGCCTTGAATTCTTCGCAATATCCTGCAAAAGCGATTCGGATTCCACCTTGGCCGCCGCAGCGAGAGCGATACGGGCGCTGGCATCACGATTGGCGACATTGGCAAGGATAGACTGCTTTTCGCAAAGCTTCACCAGCTCGCTACGGACAGTTTCAGAGGTGTTCACACCCTTCAGCAATTCTTCGGCGTAATGAGTATCCTTGAGGTCCTTCAAATAAGAAAGGTCTTCGGCGCTCGGTTCGGCACCGGACTTCAACTTCTTGACAACCTCTTCCTGATAACGGGTCTTTGCAGTACGCTTCACGTCTTCGTCGGAATCTTCCTTCGAAATTTTCAACAACGAAGAAATGATATTCAACTTCTTTACGGCCGCGGTCCTGACAGAAGCATCGGAATCGGAACTGGCAATACGGTCCAGGATATCCTGGTTGTCCAAGCCCAATTCAGCGACTGCTTCAAGGCGCTTGGCGGGGTTGGAATTCTGCCACTTCGGTTTAAAGGCGTCAAATAAGCTCATAGAGATCTCCAATAGTATGGCAAGCCTGCTTAAGGTTTGCATACTATAATCTAACAAAAAAAGTTTTTTCAAACAAAAAAAATTGGAATTTATGCGCATTTTGCGGTATTAACTATCTTTTAGCCCGTGACAAAGCGAATTCCCAAACTCAGCGCCCCCGAGGAAGTGCACCAGAAGCTCAAATCCGCAACTCTGACGGATTTCTGCGAGGTATACATTCCCATGGCCCCCGATGTCTATACCTACGGAGTTCCCGCAGGGGTCAACCTTGTGCGCGGAGATGTCGTTTGGGTTCAGTTCGCCACCCGTAAAAAGCCGGCCCTCGCCGTGGTCGCACGCGTCCACCAGGACCGCCCCAAGTTTGATGTGCGCCCCGCTTACCCGCACCAGTCGGGCTACCGCTTTAGCGAACGTTATATGGAATCGCTCGAATGGACGGCACGGTATTACATTAGCACACCCATGAAGGCGCTGTTCGTCTTCTGGCCCAGCGACTTCGAGAAGTACTTAGATGCTTTGGCATTTACAAAGGGGGAAGCCTCCCCCTCGCGTGAGCCCCAAGGGTCTCCCGCTACCCCCTCTGCAGGGGACACCCCTACAACGACCCCGAATGCACAAAGCATGTCATTGCGAGCCGAAGGCGAAGCAATCTCTAGCCAAACCGCCCGTACCCCCACATTAACTTCAGAACAAACTAACGCATTCAATACGCTTTGCGAAGAACTGGATAAAGACGGATTCCGGGGCGTATTACTCCATGGTGTCACCGGATCGGGCAAGACCCGCGTTTACCAGGAGCTTGCCCGCGAAGCATTGAAGCGACACAAGAAAGTCTTGATCCTCGTGCCCGAAATCGGACTCACGCCGCAAACGCTCAAGCGTTTTGAAGATTTTCTGCAAGTCCCGATTGTGGTATTGCACTCGGCGCTTTCTGCACCCAAGAAACGCGAAGGCTACGTCTCAATTTTGAAGGGCGACACGCAGGTGGTTCTCGGCACCCGCAGCGCGATTCTTGCCCCGTTCGATTTCGACCTCGTGATTCTCGACGAAGAACACGATTCCTCTTTTAAGCAACAGGATCCGGCGCCGCGTTACCACACCCGCGAAATGGCATTCCATTTAGCGTACAAGTACGGCGCCCTCGTGGTACTCGGGAGTGCCACACCGAGCCTCGAAACATTCTATAATGCAAAGGCGAATAACTTAAAGACGGTTACACTCAAGGAACGCGCCACGCAGGCGCCGCTCCCGAAGGTGCAAATTGTCGACATGGGCAAGATGCGCCAGCAAAAGGGCATCCTCTTGTCGCCCGCACTCCGCGAAGCATTGACCGATTGCATCGAGCGCGGGGACCAGGCGATTATCCTCATGAACCGCCGCGGTTTTTCGAAGATGCGCGTGTGTACCGAATGCGGCGAGACGCTTTACTGCAAGCATTGCCACATTCCGCTGGTATACCATAAGCAATACCGCTCACTTATGTGCCACTACTGCGCCGCCCTTTACCCGGTGAACACACCGTGTAGCGCCTGCGGCGCCGAAACTTACGAGTTCGTGGGCGGCGCCATCGAGATGCTCGAAGAAGAAATCGCCGAGTGGATTCCGAATGCGAAAGTGATTCGCATGGACCGCGACACCACGCAGAACGTGGGCGCCAGCGAAAAGATTCTTGACGCGTTCCGCAATCGCGAATACAATATTCTAATCGGAACACAAATGGTCGCCAAGGGCCACGACTTTCCTGGCGTGCAATTAGTCGGGGTCGTTGGCGCCGATAGCGGACTCGGCATTCCCGATTTCCGTTCTACAGAAAGACTTTTCCAACTGCTCAGCCAGACTGCAGGGCGCGCGGGTCGTGCAGGGGGAGAAGGCCAAGTGCTGATTCAGACTCTCAAGCCTTCAGAACCGGTGATGCAGTTTGCCGTGAACCACGACTTCATCGGATTTGCCAACAAGGAAATGGAAGACCGGCGCGCCGCCTTCTACCCGCCCTTCTGCAAGCTCGTAGAAATCAGCTGCGGCAGCCGCGACGAAGATCTACTGCGGCACACCGTCGAGCGTCTTGAAACCCTCTTACGCACCGACAAGAAGCTCATGGTGCTCGGCCCTGTGGACGCCTTCGTGCCTGTCGTGCAAAATGTCCACTGGGCAAAACTCTACATCAAGACACAAGACCTCGCCCCCGTCCGCAAGATTCTGCATCCCATTATCAACGGCGCCAAGCCCTGGGTGCAAAACGTAGAGATTAAAGTGGAAATTGAATAACAATCTTCCCTGTGCAACTAAAAGGGAGATGCCCGCCTGCGCGGGCATGACAGAGACGCTTTTACAGCGGGAACTTCGGATAATTTTCGCGCACGTACTTGCTAGGGAATGCGTTAAAAT
The window above is part of the Fibrobacter sp. UWH4 genome. Proteins encoded here:
- a CDS encoding DUF349 domain-containing protein, with product MSLFDAFKPKWQNSNPAKRLEAVAELGLDNQDILDRIASSDSDASVRTAAVKKLNIISSLLKISKEDSDEDVKRTAKTRYQEEVVKKLKSGAEPSAEDLSYLKDLKDTHYAEELLKGVNTSETVRSELVKLCEKQSILANVANRDASARIALAAAAKVESESLLQDIAKNSRQSEVRKTISEKLRAKRDAEDNGKKAAELLASKREALVKQAHYLAAQKEPLAVKAQFEDLMGEARNLGMGDLQATIDEVYESFKKFCDEADAARIAAEKAEAEKQAKIAALTASLEELEGLVAGGKASENAERIEAILADWAEGKSLMDAALVKRYNNAFFKVQEINKAKEIVEEVPEGTDESVRPELLERLKALADTDVNDMTHKHLHAIVREWEKLPLLEGEDPMLQEYNALRNKLSIKISAYNDDAQKRFEENSEKLKAIIEKVKSFDENEDFRELNKKVRECFLQWKEIVGENKFKYHDLWQEYKAATARFQEMQQWENWHNEKDRDDLLLEMDALTKEAGSQTVLQKLKEITNRWKEIGPISAAKLQEYRDHFQSNYEKIKENCAAFIEEMNAERVKNLADKEALCAKIEELVQNAEMFWKDKYKAMQEIQENWKNIGMVPKENVAALTERFKAATAAFYAQHKENLKQEDESREANYEKKVALCMEAEALKESSDWNATSNKLKQLQDSWKSVGPVPKSKSDEIWTRFRTACDSFFEKKRAHFEEMDAAKSKNLEAKKALCEKLEAMEAAAQGTLDELKAVEEEWKAVGMVPKDAIEEISNRYNSVYNKILDRLAHVDSTLAQGLDVIKEKKTAMIDKVRQFAESAGSNQLADAVRELQKEWRELGFCGLEDMDLYKQFREACDDFFTRRRDQLDIQEQARQNNLQKKLLLCEQAEDLLIDLNEQTVAASMNKVKHLRRLWKEVGAVPREQSEKTWKRFNTACDKVFAFGRKDQPEGAAQEGAAPEAPAEA
- the priA gene encoding primosomal protein N', with amino-acid sequence MTKRIPKLSAPEEVHQKLKSATLTDFCEVYIPMAPDVYTYGVPAGVNLVRGDVVWVQFATRKKPALAVVARVHQDRPKFDVRPAYPHQSGYRFSERYMESLEWTARYYISTPMKALFVFWPSDFEKYLDALAFTKGEASPSREPQGSPATPSAGDTPTTTPNAQSMSLRAEGEAISSQTARTPTLTSEQTNAFNTLCEELDKDGFRGVLLHGVTGSGKTRVYQELAREALKRHKKVLILVPEIGLTPQTLKRFEDFLQVPIVVLHSALSAPKKREGYVSILKGDTQVVLGTRSAILAPFDFDLVILDEEHDSSFKQQDPAPRYHTREMAFHLAYKYGALVVLGSATPSLETFYNAKANNLKTVTLKERATQAPLPKVQIVDMGKMRQQKGILLSPALREALTDCIERGDQAIILMNRRGFSKMRVCTECGETLYCKHCHIPLVYHKQYRSLMCHYCAALYPVNTPCSACGAETYEFVGGAIEMLEEEIAEWIPNAKVIRMDRDTTQNVGASEKILDAFRNREYNILIGTQMVAKGHDFPGVQLVGVVGADSGLGIPDFRSTERLFQLLSQTAGRAGRAGGEGQVLIQTLKPSEPVMQFAVNHDFIGFANKEMEDRRAAFYPPFCKLVEISCGSRDEDLLRHTVERLETLLRTDKKLMVLGPVDAFVPVVQNVHWAKLYIKTQDLAPVRKILHPIINGAKPWVQNVEIKVEIE